The genomic window ACGTTTATTGAGGGTCGCTCGATCCCGGGTGGTTTCCGACATCGTTCCGACAAACGGACTGACGGCTTTTAACATATCCCGGTCGGAAATGATTCCCACTAGCCTGTTATTGTCCACGACAAGTAGATGATGAAACCGGACTTTCTTAAAAATGTCCCGGACCACCTCGAGTGAATCATCCATCTCAATGGTCACAACTCTGGTGGTCATAATTCTGCCGATTACCCTGGTTCTCGTCTCTGATTCCAACTTACGAGGTCCTCATGGTAGGGGGTGACTGAAATCAGACCTTTCCACAAAACTTGGCCGTCAGCGGCTATCGCCGTTACCCTTCCTCTTCGGTATCCGAGAATTAAAAGTTTACAGGGGGGTCTTCATCCCATGAACATGGCAACGGACAAGGAGATGTCAATCATGTGGAAAGCTCTGCTGTCCGCAGGATTCCACAGAGCACTGATGGAAGTATCCGCGACTAGGACTGCCATTACTGAGTTCACTCAGGCATCGCACACCAGACTCAATGACCTGTTCACCTCATGATGGGGCCATTCCTCATTCCGGTCTTCCCACCACCGTCCGTCCGTTCAGCATATTGCAGATTCATGGAATCTTTGCACACATCGCCCATCGGAGGTAAACAAAAGATTCACGTCGATGAATCAGGCAGA from Nitrospiraceae bacterium includes these protein-coding regions:
- a CDS encoding CBS domain-containing protein yields the protein MTTRVVTIEMDDSLEVVRDIFKKVRFHHLLVVDNNRLVGIISDRDMLKAVSPFVGTMSETTRDRATLNKRAHQIMSHHPVTVRSSCTLQEAAELMLARGVSCLPITTIGGEVLGIVTWKDVLRAILESPVFAGDS